In Castanea sativa cultivar Marrone di Chiusa Pesio chromosome 6, ASM4071231v1, a single window of DNA contains:
- the LOC142638148 gene encoding diacylglycerol kinase 1-like isoform X2 — translation MGDTVSDNSLKDFYIPNYILVPGSEVKDVSHVPACPVIVFINSKSGGQLGGELLVTYQAVLNKNQVFDLGEKAPDKVLHQLYVTLGILKKNGDTLATEIEKRLRIIVAGGDGTAGWLLGVVCDLKLPQPPPIATVPLGTGNNLPFSFGWGKKNPGTDCQSVEFFLNQVKIAKEMKIDSWHILMRMRAPKEGSCDPIAPLELPHSLHAFHRVSQTDTLNMEGYHTFRGGFWNYFSIGMDAQVSYAFHSERKLHPEKFKNQLVNQSTYLKLGCTQGWFCASLFHPSSRNIAHLTKVRIMKRQGQWEDLKIPRSIRSIVCLNLPSFSGGLNPWGTPHRKKSHDRDLTPPYVDDGVIEIVGFRDAWHGLVLLSPNGHGTRLAQANRIRFEFHKGAADHTFMRIDGEPWKQPLPDDDDTVVVEISNLGQVSMLATPNCRSKSVYDPSSPVGHLDEEEDSAEESLEDWEERRKFGAADTFKFPDEFDIAHLS, via the exons ATGGGTGATACAGTATCTGATAATAGTTTGAAGGACTTCTACATTCCAAATTACATACTTGTACCCGGGTCAGAAGTAAAAGATGTTTCCCATGTACCTGCCTGTCCAGTGATAGTTTTCATTAATTCTAAAAGCGGAGGCCAGTTGGGAGGGGAGCTTCTTGTTACATATCAAGCTGTACTAAATAAAAACCAG GTTTTTGATTTGGGAGAAAAGGCCCCTGATAAGGTGCTACACCAGCTCTATGTTACTTTAGGAATTCTTAAGAAGAATGGAGATACTTTGGCAACTGAAATTGAGAAGAGACTGAGAATAATT GTTGCTGGTGGAGATGGTACTGCCGGCTGGCTCCTTGGAGTAGTATGTGATCTCAAACTACCACAGCCACCTCCAATTGCAACAGTGCCATTGGGAACTGGAAACAACCTACCATTTTCTTTTGGATGG GGAAAGAAAAATCCAGGTACTGACTGTCAATCTGTGGAGTTTTTCTTGAATCAAGTTAAGATTGCAAAGGAAATGAAAATTGACAG CTGGCATATTTTAATGAGGATGAGGGCTCCAAAAGAAGGATCTTGTGACCCTATTGCACCTCTTGAACTACCCCATTCTTTGCATGCATTTCATCGTGTCTCCCAAACAGATACATTGAATATG GAGGGCTACCATACATTTCGTGGGGGATTTTGGAACTACTTCAGCATAG GAATGGATGCTCAAGTATCGTATGCATTTCACTCTGAGAGAAAGTTGCACccagaaaaatttaaaaatcagtTAGTCAATCAG AGTACTTATTTGAAGCTTGGATGCACTCAAGGATGGTTTTGTGCTTCTCTATTTCATCCTTCTTCACG GAACATTGCACATCTGACAAAGGTTAGGATCATGAAAAGACAAGGTCAATGGGAGGATCTGAAAATACCTCGCAG CATTAGGTCTATTGTTTGCCTTAACTTGCCCAGTTTTTCTGGTGGACTTAATCCTTGGGGAACTCCACATAGGAAGAAATCGCATGAT AGGGACCTAACTCCCCCGTATGTGGATGATGGTGTAATTGAGATTGTCGGTTTTAGAGATGCTTGGCATGGGCTTGTTTTGCTCTCTCCAAATGGACATGGGACTCGTCTTGCACAG GCAAATAGAATCCGTTTCGAGTTCCATAAGGGTGCAGCTGACCATACATTCATGAGAATTGATGGGGAGCCATGGAAACAACCCCTCCCAGATGATGATGATACCGTTGTGGTAGAAATTTCAAACCTTGGCCAAGTGAGCATGCTTGCCACCCCAAATTGCCGATCTAAAAGTGTGTATGACCCTTCTTCACCTGTTGGTCACCTTGATGAAGAAGAGGATAGTGCTGAAGAATCCCTGGAAGATTGGGAAGAACGAAGGAAGTTTGGTGCAGCTGACACTTTTAAATTTCCCGATGAGTTTGACATAGCTCATCTCAGTTAA
- the LOC142638148 gene encoding diacylglycerol kinase 1-like isoform X1 — MEFLNRISIRSGNRLRELSLISQSLARDIGGSFCDFLSRSWEFVMGDTVSDNSLKDFYIPNYILVPGSEVKDVSHVPACPVIVFINSKSGGQLGGELLVTYQAVLNKNQVFDLGEKAPDKVLHQLYVTLGILKKNGDTLATEIEKRLRIIVAGGDGTAGWLLGVVCDLKLPQPPPIATVPLGTGNNLPFSFGWGKKNPGTDCQSVEFFLNQVKIAKEMKIDSWHILMRMRAPKEGSCDPIAPLELPHSLHAFHRVSQTDTLNMEGYHTFRGGFWNYFSIGMDAQVSYAFHSERKLHPEKFKNQLVNQSTYLKLGCTQGWFCASLFHPSSRNIAHLTKVRIMKRQGQWEDLKIPRSIRSIVCLNLPSFSGGLNPWGTPHRKKSHDRDLTPPYVDDGVIEIVGFRDAWHGLVLLSPNGHGTRLAQANRIRFEFHKGAADHTFMRIDGEPWKQPLPDDDDTVVVEISNLGQVSMLATPNCRSKSVYDPSSPVGHLDEEEDSAEESLEDWEERRKFGAADTFKFPDEFDIAHLS, encoded by the exons ATGGAATTCCTGAACAGGATTTCGATCCGTTCGGGGAATCGATTGCGTGAATTGTCGTTGATTTCTCAAAGTTTAGCCAGAGATATTGGGGGTTCATTTTGCGATTTTCTTTCTAGGAG TTGGGAATTCGTAATGGGTGATACAGTATCTGATAATAGTTTGAAGGACTTCTACATTCCAAATTACATACTTGTACCCGGGTCAGAAGTAAAAGATGTTTCCCATGTACCTGCCTGTCCAGTGATAGTTTTCATTAATTCTAAAAGCGGAGGCCAGTTGGGAGGGGAGCTTCTTGTTACATATCAAGCTGTACTAAATAAAAACCAG GTTTTTGATTTGGGAGAAAAGGCCCCTGATAAGGTGCTACACCAGCTCTATGTTACTTTAGGAATTCTTAAGAAGAATGGAGATACTTTGGCAACTGAAATTGAGAAGAGACTGAGAATAATT GTTGCTGGTGGAGATGGTACTGCCGGCTGGCTCCTTGGAGTAGTATGTGATCTCAAACTACCACAGCCACCTCCAATTGCAACAGTGCCATTGGGAACTGGAAACAACCTACCATTTTCTTTTGGATGG GGAAAGAAAAATCCAGGTACTGACTGTCAATCTGTGGAGTTTTTCTTGAATCAAGTTAAGATTGCAAAGGAAATGAAAATTGACAG CTGGCATATTTTAATGAGGATGAGGGCTCCAAAAGAAGGATCTTGTGACCCTATTGCACCTCTTGAACTACCCCATTCTTTGCATGCATTTCATCGTGTCTCCCAAACAGATACATTGAATATG GAGGGCTACCATACATTTCGTGGGGGATTTTGGAACTACTTCAGCATAG GAATGGATGCTCAAGTATCGTATGCATTTCACTCTGAGAGAAAGTTGCACccagaaaaatttaaaaatcagtTAGTCAATCAG AGTACTTATTTGAAGCTTGGATGCACTCAAGGATGGTTTTGTGCTTCTCTATTTCATCCTTCTTCACG GAACATTGCACATCTGACAAAGGTTAGGATCATGAAAAGACAAGGTCAATGGGAGGATCTGAAAATACCTCGCAG CATTAGGTCTATTGTTTGCCTTAACTTGCCCAGTTTTTCTGGTGGACTTAATCCTTGGGGAACTCCACATAGGAAGAAATCGCATGAT AGGGACCTAACTCCCCCGTATGTGGATGATGGTGTAATTGAGATTGTCGGTTTTAGAGATGCTTGGCATGGGCTTGTTTTGCTCTCTCCAAATGGACATGGGACTCGTCTTGCACAG GCAAATAGAATCCGTTTCGAGTTCCATAAGGGTGCAGCTGACCATACATTCATGAGAATTGATGGGGAGCCATGGAAACAACCCCTCCCAGATGATGATGATACCGTTGTGGTAGAAATTTCAAACCTTGGCCAAGTGAGCATGCTTGCCACCCCAAATTGCCGATCTAAAAGTGTGTATGACCCTTCTTCACCTGTTGGTCACCTTGATGAAGAAGAGGATAGTGCTGAAGAATCCCTGGAAGATTGGGAAGAACGAAGGAAGTTTGGTGCAGCTGACACTTTTAAATTTCCCGATGAGTTTGACATAGCTCATCTCAGTTAA
- the LOC142640467 gene encoding uncharacterized protein LOC142640467: MNSACKAWIVATSIAAVETLKDQGVCRWNFVIRSMQQHAKNNIRSYYQAKKLSAQSSSAISNTIKRSKEDSIRKVMDLSCWGPNTIRF; this comes from the coding sequence ATGAATTCAGCTTGCAAAGCTTGGATTGTGGCAACAAGTATAGCTGCCGTGGAGACCCTGAAAGACCAAGGGGTGTGCAGGTGGAATTTTGTTATAAGGTCAATGCAACAACATGCCAAGAACAATATCAGGTCCTATTATCAGGCCAAGAAACTCTCTGCTCAGTCTTCTTCTGCTATTTCTAATACCATAAAACGGTCCAAGGAGGATTCTATAAGAAAAGTCATGGACTTGAGCTGCTGGGGTCCCAATACTATTAGATTTTAG
- the LOC142640715 gene encoding uncharacterized protein LOC142640715, translated as MNSACKAWIVASSIAAVETLKDQGVCRWNFVIRSMHQHAKNNIRSYYQAKKLSTQSSSAISNTILRSKEESMRKVLDLSCWGPNTIRF; from the coding sequence ATGAATTCAGCTTGCAAAGCTTGGATCGTGGCATCAAGCATAGCTGCAGTGGAGACCCTGAAAGACCAAGGGGTGTGCAGGTGGAATTTTGTTATAAGGTCAATGCATCAACATGCCAAGAACAATATCAGGTCTTATTATCAGGCCAAGAAGCTCTCAACTCAGTCTTCTTCTGCTATTTCTAATACCATTTTGCGGTCCAAGGAAGAGTCTATGAGAAAAGTCCTGGATTTGAGCTGCTGGGGTCCCAATACCATTAGATTTTAG
- the LOC142638208 gene encoding uncharacterized protein LOC142638208, with product MSATSKASWMVAASIGAVEALKDQGVCRWNYPLRSLHQHAKNNIRSYYQAKKLSAQSSSAISSKVNKEKLKQSEESLRKVMYLSCWGPN from the coding sequence ATGAGTGCAACAAGTAAAGCTTCTTGGATGGTGGCAGCAAGTATTGGTGCAGTTGAGGCCTTGAAAGACCAAGGTGTTTGCAGATGGAACTATCCTCTAAGGTCACTTCACCAGCATGCGAAGAACAATATCAGATCATACTATCAAGCCAAGAAACTCTCAGCTCAGTCTTCCTCGGCTATATCTAGTAAAGTGAACAAAGAGAAGCTAAAGCAGAGTGAAGAGTCTCTGCGAAAAGTCATGTATTTGAGTTGTTGGGGTCCTAACTGA